The following proteins are encoded in a genomic region of Thermodesulfovibrionales bacterium:
- a CDS encoding AarF/UbiB family protein, translated as MNLFRLTRTYKSARRLQQVINVFLKHGFGRVVDQIHLGRYVPFGKRLRTFGQWPSLKGPTVPERLRIAFEELGPSFIKLAQILSSRPDLVTAPFANEFKKLQDEVPPFPVSEARQIIEEELKMPLTKIFLDFENEPIAAASIAQVHRARLLDGSDVIVKVQRPGIREQIETDISILSTVARLLERHVPESRFFNPVGVVEEFSKTVRKEMDFAIEARNCYRFGKIFEHEPDIHIPRIYREFVTEKVLVMERVDGVRVDDIARIEEMGLDRKRIAKIGIDAYFKMVLEDGFFHADPHPGNIFALLDGTLSFVDFGIVGHVSPAMMETLANTFLALTQRDFDRLIDQYVELGYVPEDVDLERFRREFKADLIDIIEPLYGLTLEEINFAQYLDIITHHAMKHRIRIPSDLLLINKALLILESICRELDPTFDFVSAAEPYASRLARKGFSPAKILEKGSKSIMDLGDFVLLFPKQMKQVFRKVLNDDLHVKMTHSGFEKLIHDMDRSSNRIAFGMIVSAVLVSSAIMHGTGVGPKVFGLSILGILSFILAFILGLWLVISIIRSGRL; from the coding sequence GTGAACCTCTTCAGGCTGACCCGCACGTACAAGTCTGCAAGAAGACTGCAACAAGTAATTAATGTATTCTTAAAGCATGGCTTCGGCCGTGTCGTCGATCAGATCCATCTCGGCAGGTACGTTCCCTTCGGTAAACGCCTCAGGACCTTCGGACAGTGGCCGTCCTTGAAAGGCCCGACAGTACCCGAACGGCTGAGGATCGCCTTCGAAGAACTCGGGCCGAGCTTCATCAAGCTGGCACAGATACTCTCTTCGAGGCCGGACCTTGTCACGGCGCCCTTTGCGAACGAATTCAAAAAACTCCAGGACGAAGTCCCCCCCTTCCCTGTCTCTGAGGCGAGACAGATCATCGAGGAGGAGCTTAAGATGCCCCTCACGAAGATATTCCTCGACTTCGAGAACGAGCCGATCGCCGCTGCATCCATAGCACAGGTCCATCGCGCAAGACTCCTTGACGGCAGTGATGTAATCGTAAAGGTCCAGCGGCCCGGCATACGGGAACAGATAGAAACCGATATCTCGATCCTTTCGACTGTTGCCCGTCTTCTCGAGAGGCACGTGCCGGAATCCCGGTTCTTCAATCCCGTCGGTGTCGTTGAAGAATTCTCAAAGACGGTCCGCAAGGAAATGGATTTCGCTATCGAGGCCAGGAACTGTTATCGGTTCGGCAAGATATTCGAGCATGAACCGGATATCCACATACCTCGCATCTATCGGGAATTTGTTACCGAGAAGGTGCTCGTCATGGAGAGGGTCGACGGCGTGAGGGTGGACGATATCGCGCGGATAGAGGAGATGGGCCTCGACCGCAAACGGATAGCGAAGATAGGGATCGACGCCTATTTCAAGATGGTTCTCGAAGACGGGTTCTTCCACGCTGACCCGCATCCCGGGAATATCTTCGCGCTCCTGGACGGGACCCTGAGTTTCGTTGACTTCGGCATCGTCGGCCACGTCAGCCCCGCGATGATGGAAACGCTCGCAAATACCTTCCTTGCCCTTACCCAGAGGGATTTTGATAGGCTTATCGACCAGTATGTGGAACTGGGTTACGTTCCCGAGGATGTCGACCTCGAGCGCTTCAGGAGGGAGTTCAAGGCTGACCTGATCGACATTATCGAACCGCTCTACGGGCTCACCCTTGAGGAGATAAATTTTGCTCAGTATCTCGACATCATCACCCATCACGCTATGAAGCACAGGATACGGATTCCTTCGGATTTGCTCCTCATCAACAAGGCGCTTCTCATTCTCGAGAGTATCTGCAGGGAATTGGATCCGACGTTCGATTTCGTCTCAGCAGCCGAGCCTTATGCATCAAGACTCGCCAGAAAGGGCTTCAGCCCGGCCAAGATCCTCGAAAAGGGGAGCAAGAGTATAATGGACCTCGGAGATTTTGTCCTCCTCTTTCCGAAACAGATGAAACAGGTTTTTCGGAAGGTGCTCAACGATGACCTCCATGTAAAGATGACGCACAGCGGCTTCGAGAAATTGATTCACGACATGGACCGCTCGAGCAACAGGATCGCCTTCGGCATGATCGTGAGCGCCGTCCTGGTCAGTTCCGCCATCATGCACGGAACAGGTGTCGGACCGAAAGTCTTCGGGTTGTCGATTCTCGGCATACTCAGTTTTATACTCGCCTTTATTCTCGGCTTATGGCTCGTCATATCCATCATACGCTCGGGTAGACTATAG